In Janthinobacterium rivuli, a single genomic region encodes these proteins:
- the fumC gene encoding class II fumarate hydratase, giving the protein MSSRIERDSFGPIDVPADRLWGAQTQRSLEHFHISTEKMPPELIAALATVKRAAAHVNLDLGLLDGKKAIAITQAADEVLAGKHDAEFPLAVWQTGSGTQSNMNMNEVLANRGSELIGGLRGAERLLHPNDDVNLGQSSNDIFPTAIHVAAALAVANTVLPPLRQLRATLDAKATEFADIVKIGRTHLQDATPLTLGQEFSGYVAQLDFAEHIITASLPPLLQLAAGGTAVGTGLNAHVEFAGRIAQELARLTGQPFETASNKFAALAAHDALVAAHGALKTLATALMKIANDVRWMASGPRSGLGEITIPENEPGSSIMPGKVNPTQCEALTMLCCQVFGNDVAITVGGASGNFELNVFKPLIAHNFLQSARLLGDGMRSFDEHCAHGIEPNRARIADLMERSLMLVTALAPHIGYDKAAQIAKQAQHEGTTLKEAALALGFVTEEQFAAWIVPLEMTRPNKS; this is encoded by the coding sequence ATGAGTAGCAGAATCGAACGCGACAGTTTCGGCCCGATCGACGTACCCGCCGACCGGCTGTGGGGAGCGCAAACGCAGCGCTCGCTTGAGCACTTCCATATCTCCACGGAAAAGATGCCGCCCGAACTGATCGCCGCCCTGGCCACCGTCAAGCGCGCGGCCGCCCACGTCAACCTGGACTTGGGATTACTAGATGGCAAGAAAGCCATCGCCATCACGCAGGCGGCCGACGAAGTGCTGGCCGGCAAGCATGACGCAGAATTCCCGCTGGCCGTCTGGCAGACGGGCTCTGGCACGCAAAGCAATATGAACATGAATGAAGTGCTGGCCAACCGCGGCTCCGAGCTGATCGGCGGCTTGCGCGGTGCCGAGCGTCTGCTGCATCCGAACGACGACGTCAACCTGGGCCAGTCCTCGAACGATATCTTTCCCACCGCCATACACGTGGCGGCCGCCCTGGCAGTCGCCAACACGGTCTTGCCGCCGCTGCGCCAGCTGCGCGCCACCCTGGACGCGAAAGCGACGGAATTTGCCGACATCGTCAAAATCGGCCGCACCCATTTGCAGGATGCGACGCCGCTGACCCTGGGCCAGGAATTTTCCGGCTACGTGGCGCAGCTGGACTTTGCCGAGCACATCATCACGGCATCGTTGCCGCCGCTGCTGCAACTGGCCGCCGGCGGCACGGCCGTGGGCACGGGCTTGAATGCCCACGTGGAATTTGCCGGCCGCATCGCGCAAGAACTGGCGCGCCTGACGGGCCAGCCGTTCGAGACGGCCAGCAACAAGTTTGCCGCCCTGGCCGCCCACGATGCCCTCGTCGCCGCCCATGGCGCGCTGAAAACCCTGGCCACGGCCCTGATGAAAATAGCCAACGACGTGCGCTGGATGGCCTCCGGCCCCCGTTCCGGCCTCGGTGAAATCACGATACCGGAAAACGAGCCGGGCAGCTCCATCATGCCGGGCAAGGTCAATCCTACCCAGTGCGAAGCGCTGACCATGCTGTGCTGCCAGGTGTTCGGCAACGACGTCGCCATCACGGTGGGCGGCGCCTCGGGCAATTTCGAGCTGAACGTCTTCAAGCCCTTGATTGCGCACAACTTCCTGCAAAGCGCGCGCCTGCTGGGCGACGGCATGCGCAGCTTCGACGAACATTGCGCCCACGGCATCGAACCGAACCGTGCACGCATCGCCGACCTGATGGAGCGTTCCTTGATGCTGGTCACGGCGCTGGCGCCGCACATCGGCTACGACAAGGCGGCGCAAATCGCCAAGCAGGCCCAGCATGAAGGCACGACCTTGAAGGAAGCGGCGCTGGCCTTGGGCTTTGTGACGGAAGAGCAATTCGCCGCGTG
- a CDS encoding flagellar protein FliT, translating into MTNKMVVAARSSDWNDLDALENQCASAASATMTGKVPALAGASRLRKIDLLKQILANDREIRAITEPWMTQLPSAMQGARARM; encoded by the coding sequence ATGACCAATAAAATGGTCGTGGCCGCACGTTCGAGCGACTGGAATGACTTGGATGCCCTGGAAAACCAGTGCGCCAGCGCCGCCAGCGCGACCATGACGGGCAAGGTGCCTGCCCTGGCCGGCGCCTCGCGCCTGCGCAAGATCGATTTGCTCAAGCAAATTCTGGCAAACGACCGCGAAATCCGCGCCATCACGGAACCGTGGATGACGCAGCTGCCGAGCGCCATGCAGGGCGCGCGCGCCCGCATGTAA
- a CDS encoding HDOD domain-containing protein, with protein sequence MQLEALFQQPHALPAAPKIVDELVRSFDNPAIATEDIARQLGADPALSAKLLRLANSAYYHVSRSIGTVEDAVLMLGFVTVRTLVISSGLVSGYKAVPGLNLPQFWRYSLHSAVSARWIARQTGDNQDLAFTIGMMHAIGQLVIHAAMPEQAMQLDKIAPPLDARRLDAERVSLGYDYAQVGAELARRWKFPPAFAEAIAAFPDPLAKAPLNRLAAIIHLAAWRARIDENALSNEEIIACYPSNVAEALGLPPSVLVDKMPPPTELSAGLEELVK encoded by the coding sequence ATGCAACTGGAAGCGCTGTTTCAGCAACCCCACGCCCTGCCTGCCGCCCCGAAGATCGTCGATGAACTGGTGCGCAGTTTCGACAACCCCGCCATCGCCACCGAAGACATCGCCCGGCAGCTGGGAGCGGACCCGGCCTTGAGCGCCAAGCTGCTGCGGCTGGCCAACTCGGCGTATTACCACGTCTCGCGCAGCATCGGCACGGTGGAAGACGCCGTGCTGATGCTCGGCTTTGTAACCGTGCGCACGCTCGTCATCAGTTCGGGCCTGGTCAGCGGCTACAAGGCCGTGCCGGGACTGAATCTGCCGCAATTCTGGCGCTACAGCCTGCACAGCGCCGTGTCGGCCCGCTGGATCGCCAGACAGACGGGCGACAACCAGGATCTGGCGTTCACCATCGGCATGATGCATGCGATCGGTCAACTGGTGATCCATGCAGCCATGCCCGAACAAGCCATGCAGCTCGACAAGATCGCCCCGCCGCTCGACGCGCGCCGGCTTGACGCGGAGCGGGTTTCCCTGGGCTATGACTATGCGCAGGTGGGCGCCGAACTGGCACGCCGCTGGAAGTTCCCCCCTGCCTTTGCCGAGGCCATCGCCGCCTTTCCCGATCCGCTGGCCAAGGCGCCGCTGAACCGCCTGGCCGCCATCATCCACCTGGCCGCCTGGCGCGCACGCATCGATGAAAACGCGTTGAGCAATGAAGAAATCATCGCCTGCTACCCCAGCAACGTGGCCGAAGCGCTCGGTTTGCCGCCCTCGGTGCTGGTCGACAAGATGCCGCCGCCCACCGAACTGAGCGCGGGACTGGAAGAACTCGTCAAATAA
- a CDS encoding M13 family metallopeptidase, which yields MHGLRFSWSRTPVQAAIILALAGVSLAGLPAQAHGQQAAASAVVPAAPTALPGDDFYDYVNGDWLRKTEIPADRSSWGSFAILANATNERIIGLVEGLSAAPQADASARQVSDFYRSWMDESAIEAKGWAPIKPLLKKIDGIRDQAGLARALGESLRADVDPLNATNFYTENLFGLWVAQDLNDTTRNVAYLLQGGLGLPDRAFYQGDSARMQGLRAGYQAHIAAMLKQAGYSDAPARAARVFALEQQIAASHASREDSADVAKGNNAWRAADFASKAPGLDWKAFFQAAGLGQQTDFIVWHPTAMTGSAALVGSVPLATWKDFLAFHAINHFSTILPKAAAEQRFAFYGSALSGTPQQSPRSKRALAATNAALSDAVGKLYVERYFPPESKARVQEMVTNIVAAFSRRIDKLDWMAPATKAQAQEKLKTLYVGVGYPERWDSYAGLRVVRGDALGNVQRAEQFHYRQELAKLGQSPDRKAWAMPAQLVNAVNLPLQNALNFPAAILQPPFFDPQASDAANYGGIGATIGHEISHSFDDQGAQFDAQGKLRDWWTPADLAHFQTASKQLVAQFAAYKPFPDLAVNGQLTLSENLADLAGVAAAHDAFTLSQQGKPVQPGADRDFFIGYGVSWRSKAREAAARQQILTDGHAPAQYRAATVRNLDAWYPAFDVQPGQQLYLAPEQRVRVW from the coding sequence ATGCACGGTTTGCGTTTTTCCTGGTCCCGGACGCCAGTCCAGGCCGCCATCATCCTCGCCCTGGCCGGCGTGTCGCTGGCCGGCTTGCCCGCCCAGGCGCATGGCCAGCAGGCGGCCGCCAGCGCCGTTGTTCCCGCTGCCCCCACGGCCTTGCCCGGCGACGATTTCTACGATTACGTGAATGGCGACTGGCTGCGCAAGACGGAGATTCCCGCCGACCGCAGCAGCTGGGGCTCGTTCGCCATCCTCGCCAACGCCACCAACGAGCGCATCATCGGTCTCGTCGAAGGCTTGTCGGCGGCGCCGCAGGCCGATGCCTCGGCGCGCCAGGTCAGCGATTTTTACCGTTCGTGGATGGATGAATCGGCTATCGAAGCGAAAGGCTGGGCGCCGATCAAGCCGCTGCTGAAGAAAATCGATGGCATACGCGACCAGGCGGGACTGGCCCGCGCGCTGGGCGAAAGCTTGCGCGCCGATGTCGACCCGCTCAACGCCACCAATTTTTATACGGAAAACCTGTTCGGCCTGTGGGTGGCGCAAGACTTGAACGACACCACGCGCAATGTGGCGTATCTGCTGCAGGGCGGGCTGGGCTTGCCTGACCGCGCGTTCTACCAGGGCGACAGCGCCCGCATGCAGGGCTTGCGCGCCGGCTACCAGGCGCATATCGCGGCCATGCTCAAGCAGGCCGGCTACAGCGATGCGCCGGCCCGCGCCGCGCGCGTGTTTGCGCTGGAGCAGCAAATTGCCGCCAGCCACGCCAGCCGCGAGGATTCGGCCGATGTCGCCAAGGGCAATAATGCGTGGCGCGCCGCCGACTTCGCCAGCAAGGCGCCTGGACTGGACTGGAAAGCCTTCTTCCAGGCGGCCGGTCTGGGCCAGCAGACGGATTTCATCGTCTGGCATCCGACGGCCATGACGGGCAGCGCGGCCCTGGTGGGTAGCGTGCCGCTGGCCACGTGGAAGGATTTTCTGGCCTTCCACGCCATCAATCATTTCAGCACGATTTTGCCGAAGGCGGCCGCCGAGCAGCGCTTCGCCTTCTATGGCAGCGCCCTGAGCGGCACGCCGCAGCAGTCGCCGCGCAGCAAGCGCGCACTGGCGGCAACCAACGCGGCCCTGAGCGACGCCGTCGGCAAGCTGTACGTGGAGCGCTATTTCCCGCCGGAATCGAAGGCCCGCGTGCAGGAGATGGTGACGAATATCGTCGCCGCCTTCTCGCGCCGCATCGACAAGCTGGACTGGATGGCGCCGGCCACCAAGGCGCAGGCGCAGGAAAAACTCAAGACGCTGTACGTGGGCGTGGGCTATCCGGAGCGCTGGGACAGCTATGCGGGCTTGCGCGTGGTGCGTGGCGACGCGCTGGGCAATGTGCAGCGCGCGGAACAGTTCCACTATCGTCAGGAGCTGGCCAAGCTGGGCCAGTCGCCCGACCGCAAGGCCTGGGCCATGCCGGCCCAGCTGGTCAACGCCGTCAACCTGCCGCTGCAAAATGCGCTGAACTTCCCGGCCGCCATCCTGCAGCCGCCGTTTTTCGACCCGCAAGCATCCGATGCGGCCAACTATGGCGGCATCGGCGCCACCATCGGCCACGAGATCAGCCACAGTTTTGACGACCAGGGCGCCCAGTTCGACGCCCAGGGCAAGCTGCGCGACTGGTGGACGCCGGCCGACCTGGCGCATTTCCAGACAGCATCCAAGCAACTGGTGGCGCAGTTCGCGGCCTATAAACCGTTCCCCGACCTGGCCGTGAATGGCCAGCTGACCCTGAGCGAAAACCTGGCCGACCTGGCCGGCGTGGCGGCCGCGCATGACGCGTTCACCCTGTCGCAGCAGGGCAAACCGGTGCAGCCTGGTGCGGACCGCGATTTCTTCATCGGCTACGGCGTCAGCTGGCGCAGCAAGGCGCGCGAAGCGGCGGCGCGCCAGCAAATCCTCACGGACGGCCATGCGCCGGCGCAATACCGCGCCGCCACCGTGCGCAACCTCGACGCCTGGTACCCGGCCTTCGACGTCCAGCCGGGGCAGCAGCTGTACCTGGCGCCGGAGCAGCGCGTGCGCGTCTGGTAG
- a CDS encoding class I SAM-dependent methyltransferase yields MKPNPQQDPIHAITGRTLAHYDASAEQFFEGTRDHDVSQNISALLAAIGKPAPLAILDLGCGPGRDLKAFTAMGHHATGVDGSARFVEMARAYSGCTVWRQDFVDLDLPAGHFDGVFANAVLFHVPSAALPGVLRALVACLKPGGVLFSSNPRGQNQEGWNGARYGSYHDEATWAAYLQAAGFSLIEQYYRPPGLPREQQPWLATVWRKAG; encoded by the coding sequence ATGAAGCCGAACCCGCAGCAAGACCCCATCCACGCCATCACGGGCCGCACCCTGGCCCATTACGACGCCAGCGCCGAGCAGTTTTTCGAAGGCACGCGCGACCACGACGTCAGCCAGAACATCAGCGCGCTGCTGGCCGCCATCGGCAAGCCGGCGCCGCTGGCGATCCTCGACCTCGGTTGCGGCCCGGGCCGCGATCTGAAAGCGTTCACGGCCATGGGCCACCATGCGACCGGCGTCGATGGCAGCGCCCGCTTCGTCGAGATGGCGCGCGCCTACAGCGGCTGCACCGTCTGGCGGCAGGATTTCGTCGACCTCGACCTGCCTGCCGGTCACTTCGACGGCGTGTTCGCCAATGCCGTGCTGTTCCACGTGCCCAGCGCCGCCTTGCCCGGTGTGCTGCGCGCTTTGGTCGCGTGCCTGAAGCCCGGCGGTGTGTTGTTCAGCTCGAACCCGCGCGGGCAGAACCAGGAAGGCTGGAATGGCGCCCGCTACGGCAGCTACCACGACGAAGCGACGTGGGCCGCCTACCTGCAGGCGGCCGGTTTCAGCCTGATCGAGCAGTATTACCGTCCGCCCGGCTTGCCGCGCGAGCAGCAGCCGTGGCTGGCGACGGTCTGGCGCAAAGCGGGCTGA
- a CDS encoding CsbD family protein, whose protein sequence is MNKDQVEGKLKEVGGKIQEQAGKLVGSEEQQAKGLANQVEGKVQKKVGDVKDAVETVTRKP, encoded by the coding sequence ATGAACAAAGATCAAGTCGAAGGTAAACTGAAGGAAGTCGGCGGTAAAATCCAGGAACAAGCTGGTAAACTGGTCGGCAGCGAAGAACAGCAAGCCAAGGGCCTGGCAAACCAGGTCGAAGGCAAAGTGCAGAAGAAAGTGGGCGATGTGAAAGATGCGGTCGAGACCGTAACGCGCAAGCCATAA
- a CDS encoding S9 family peptidase, which produces MRFILCFLAAMASVPASAEKLTLERIHADPALAGPGVRYLKVSPDGERVTFLRGRADNQFQLDLWEFKLKDKSTHRLVDSKALVPNETISPEEQARRERERTASLNGILSYSWSPDGKQLLVPLAGNLYLVDAAHPDKARLVAKGNVLDPKISPKGRYVSFVRDQNIYVIDLKSGQERQLTTDGKGTIRNGEAEFVAQEEMGQRTGYYWAPDDSAIAYKRYDEAPVPVVRRFEIFADRTDVVEQRYPAAGDPNVLVQLLIVSPETGAQRQVDLGTNPDIYLVRADWSADSKSLVYQRQSRDQKTLDLVAVDASTLAQRTLLTETSKTWVSIHDDLRFLSNGTFLWSSERTGRNHLYLYDMSGKLLHPVTSGAWGIDSVLAVNQKTGKVFVASNRDAVIDKQTYALALDGSTADKPQRVTKADGWHDTTFSRNGEVFVDTYSDPATPPQVSIRRPDGAMVGWLEENALNASHPYAKYKADHLPTEYGTLKANDGQTLYYSIVKPSNFDASKRYPVYLSTYGGPHSQHVARRWGNNFDQYMAQQGFVVFRLDNRGSSRRERAFTDAIYHNLGAAEVADQLVGIDWLGKQSFVDPKRIGVFGWSYGGFMTLRLLSAASDKIAMGVSVAPVTDWSLYDTHYTEQFLGMPKENVDGYKASTVFAHLDGLKSPLLLVHGMADDNVLFSNSTRLIDALVNRGVQFDLMTYPGAKHGISSRAGQRHVYKKIEMFFKQNLGVAK; this is translated from the coding sequence ATGCGTTTTATTCTTTGTTTTCTGGCCGCGATGGCCAGCGTTCCCGCATCGGCTGAAAAGCTGACCCTGGAACGCATCCACGCCGATCCGGCACTGGCCGGCCCCGGCGTGCGCTACCTGAAGGTCTCGCCAGACGGCGAGCGAGTCACGTTCCTGCGCGGCCGCGCGGACAACCAGTTCCAGCTCGACCTGTGGGAATTCAAGCTGAAGGACAAGAGCACGCACCGCCTGGTCGACTCGAAGGCGCTGGTGCCGAATGAAACGATTTCGCCCGAAGAGCAGGCGCGCCGCGAACGCGAGCGCACGGCCAGCCTGAACGGCATTCTCAGCTACAGCTGGTCGCCCGATGGCAAGCAGCTGCTGGTGCCGCTGGCCGGCAATCTGTATCTGGTCGACGCGGCCCACCCGGACAAGGCGCGTCTGGTCGCCAAGGGCAATGTGCTCGATCCGAAAATCTCGCCGAAAGGCCGCTATGTCTCGTTCGTGCGCGACCAGAATATCTATGTGATCGACCTGAAGTCGGGCCAGGAACGCCAGCTGACGACCGATGGCAAGGGCACCATCCGCAACGGCGAAGCCGAATTCGTGGCGCAGGAAGAAATGGGCCAGCGCACCGGCTACTACTGGGCGCCCGACGATTCCGCCATCGCGTATAAACGCTATGACGAAGCACCGGTGCCCGTCGTGCGCCGCTTTGAAATCTTCGCCGACCGCACCGACGTCGTCGAGCAGCGCTACCCTGCCGCCGGCGACCCGAACGTGCTGGTGCAGCTGCTGATCGTCTCTCCGGAAACGGGCGCGCAGCGCCAGGTGGACCTGGGCACGAACCCGGACATCTATCTGGTGCGCGCCGACTGGAGCGCGGACAGCAAGTCGCTCGTGTACCAGCGCCAGTCGCGCGACCAGAAGACCCTCGACCTGGTAGCCGTCGATGCAAGCACGCTGGCGCAACGCACCCTGCTGACGGAAACGTCAAAGACCTGGGTCAGCATCCATGACGACCTGCGCTTCCTGTCGAACGGCACCTTCCTGTGGTCGTCCGAGCGCACGGGCCGCAACCACCTGTATTTGTACGACATGAGCGGCAAGCTGCTGCACCCGGTCACTTCCGGCGCATGGGGCATCGACAGCGTGCTGGCCGTGAACCAGAAGACGGGTAAAGTGTTCGTCGCGTCGAACCGCGACGCCGTGATCGACAAGCAAACCTACGCCCTGGCCCTGGACGGCAGCACGGCCGACAAGCCGCAGCGCGTGACGAAAGCCGATGGCTGGCACGACACGACGTTCTCGCGCAATGGCGAAGTCTTCGTCGACACGTATTCCGACCCGGCCACGCCGCCGCAAGTGAGCATCCGCCGCCCGGACGGCGCCATGGTGGGCTGGCTGGAAGAAAACGCGCTGAACGCCAGTCACCCGTACGCCAAATACAAGGCGGACCACCTGCCAACGGAGTACGGCACCTTGAAGGCCAACGATGGCCAGACGCTGTATTACTCCATCGTCAAGCCGTCGAACTTCGACGCAAGCAAGCGCTATCCCGTCTACCTGTCGACCTACGGCGGCCCGCACTCGCAGCACGTGGCGCGCCGCTGGGGCAACAACTTCGACCAGTACATGGCGCAGCAAGGCTTTGTCGTCTTCCGCCTCGATAACCGCGGTTCGTCGCGCCGCGAGCGCGCGTTCACGGATGCCATCTACCATAATCTGGGCGCGGCCGAAGTGGCCGACCAGCTGGTCGGCATCGACTGGCTGGGCAAGCAAAGCTTCGTCGACCCGAAACGCATCGGCGTGTTCGGCTGGAGCTACGGCGGCTTCATGACCTTGCGCTTGCTGTCGGCCGCATCCGACAAGATCGCCATGGGCGTTTCCGTGGCGCCCGTGACCGACTGGTCGCTGTACGACACCCACTACACGGAGCAATTCCTCGGCATGCCGAAGGAAAACGTCGATGGCTACAAGGCCAGCACCGTGTTCGCCCACCTCGACGGCCTGAAGTCGCCGCTGCTGCTGGTGCACGGCATGGCCGACGACAACGTCTTGTTCAGCAACAGCACGCGCCTGATCGACGCGCTGGTGAACCGCGGCGTGCAGTTCGACCTGATGACGTACCCGGGCGCCAAGCACGGCATCTCGTCGCGCGCGGGCCAGCGCCACGTGTACAAGAAAATTGAAATGTTCTTCAAGCAGAACCTGGGCGTCGCGAAGTAA
- a CDS encoding PhzF family phenazine biosynthesis protein: MPQPRPFKQVDVFSSVSFQGNPLAVVLDADGLDDAQMQAIARWTGLSETTFVLAARDPAADYRVRIFSPETEFPFAGHPTLGTAHALLDAGLQPKGARIVQECGVGLVHIEQQAGGVLAFQAPPCTARALEPTLLPLLQTALAGTPAAAGSVVDMGIRWLCVPLASAAACLAVRADIAALTALLAASGTDGLALYGPHAAGGPADYEVRALLSEHGALVEDPVTGSANACIAQLLAGGDYSVRQGTCLQRDGRVSVRFRDGQAWIGGACLTVIAGSILA, from the coding sequence ATGCCACAACCGCGCCCCTTCAAGCAAGTCGATGTCTTCAGCAGCGTGTCCTTCCAGGGCAATCCGCTGGCGGTGGTGCTCGACGCCGACGGCCTGGATGACGCGCAGATGCAGGCGATTGCGCGCTGGACCGGCCTGTCGGAAACCACCTTCGTGCTGGCGGCGCGCGACCCCGCCGCCGACTACCGCGTGCGTATCTTTTCGCCCGAGACGGAATTCCCGTTTGCCGGCCACCCGACCCTGGGCACGGCGCACGCCCTGCTCGATGCGGGCCTGCAGCCGAAAGGCGCACGCATCGTGCAGGAATGCGGCGTCGGCCTGGTGCACATTGAACAGCAGGCGGGCGGCGTGCTGGCGTTCCAGGCGCCGCCCTGCACGGCGCGTGCGCTCGAACCCACTCTGCTGCCGCTGCTGCAAACAGCGCTGGCCGGCACGCCAGCCGCTGCCGGCAGCGTCGTCGACATGGGCATCCGCTGGCTGTGCGTGCCGCTGGCAAGCGCCGCCGCCTGCCTGGCCGTACGCGCCGATATCGCCGCGCTGACGGCCTTGCTGGCCGCCTCCGGGACCGATGGCCTGGCGCTGTACGGCCCGCACGCAGCAGGCGGACCGGCCGACTACGAAGTGCGCGCGCTGCTCAGCGAACATGGCGCGCTGGTGGAAGACCCCGTCACGGGCAGCGCCAATGCCTGCATCGCGCAGCTGCTGGCCGGTGGCGACTACAGCGTCCGCCAAGGCACCTGCCTGCAACGCGACGGCCGCGTATCCGTCCGCTTCCGCGATGGCCAGGCCTGGATAGGCGGCGCGTGCCTGACCGTGATCGCAGGGTCGATATTGGCCTGA
- a CDS encoding MATE family efflux transporter, with the protein MPHTTSFTLPAIRTEVSSLWKLAWPILIGQLATVGMGAADVAMTGHTNPEELAAVSLGAAIWSIVLVTVSGIMMAINTLVAHEIGAARHDKVPHIVRQSLWKALLVGLVACLLTNMAALVFDHLMLEPAVASKAKLFVHIISCALPPFAAYRALYGYSTSINQTKPVMVIALAALGLNILVNYLLIYGHWGMPKMGGVGCAVATTCCVWMMLLAMLAWIRIAPAYRATYPFTHWEGPQLSSIGPMLRLGLPIGVTYFAEVSAFGVISLLVARFGVIQVSAHQIALNFSSVVFMVPLTFGIALVTRVGHAVGEANLRRARFISWVGVAMSLTAAIVSATVITVFRHQIAQAYTSDPQVQELCAQLLLFAALFQLSDATQVATSCAIRGYKVTRQPMLIQLLAFWGFSLPIGYVLGLAPQSFIWSPAEPMAAAGFWIGLVTGLTVAAVLLTWYLNRLSLQRLRAA; encoded by the coding sequence ATGCCACACACCACCTCGTTCACCCTGCCCGCCATCCGCACTGAAGTCTCGTCGCTGTGGAAGCTGGCCTGGCCCATCCTGATCGGCCAGCTGGCCACCGTCGGCATGGGCGCGGCCGACGTGGCGATGACGGGGCATACGAATCCCGAGGAACTGGCGGCCGTCTCGCTGGGCGCGGCCATCTGGTCCATCGTGCTCGTCACCGTGAGCGGCATCATGATGGCGATCAATACGCTGGTGGCGCATGAAATCGGCGCCGCGCGCCACGACAAGGTGCCGCACATCGTGCGCCAGTCGCTGTGGAAGGCGCTGCTCGTGGGTCTGGTGGCCTGCCTGCTGACGAACATGGCGGCGCTGGTGTTCGACCACCTGATGCTGGAACCGGCCGTCGCATCCAAGGCCAAGCTGTTCGTGCACATCATCAGCTGCGCGCTGCCGCCGTTCGCCGCCTACCGCGCGCTGTACGGCTACAGCACCAGCATCAACCAGACCAAGCCCGTGATGGTGATCGCGCTGGCCGCGCTGGGCCTCAATATCCTCGTCAACTATTTGCTGATCTACGGCCACTGGGGCATGCCGAAGATGGGCGGCGTGGGCTGCGCCGTGGCCACCACCTGCTGCGTGTGGATGATGCTGCTGGCCATGCTGGCCTGGATCAGGATCGCGCCCGCCTACCGCGCCACGTATCCGTTCACGCACTGGGAAGGGCCGCAGCTGTCGTCCATCGGCCCCATGCTGCGCCTGGGCCTGCCCATCGGCGTGACCTACTTTGCCGAAGTGAGCGCCTTTGGCGTCATCAGCCTGCTGGTGGCGCGCTTCGGCGTGATCCAGGTGTCGGCGCACCAGATCGCCCTGAATTTCTCGTCCGTCGTTTTCATGGTGCCGCTCACGTTCGGCATCGCGCTGGTGACGCGCGTGGGCCATGCCGTGGGCGAAGCCAATCTGCGCCGCGCGCGCTTCATTTCGTGGGTGGGTGTGGCCATGTCGCTGACGGCGGCCATCGTCTCGGCCACCGTCATCACCGTCTTCCGCCACCAGATCGCGCAAGCCTATACGTCCGACCCGCAGGTGCAGGAACTGTGTGCGCAACTGCTGCTGTTCGCCGCCCTGTTCCAGCTGTCCGACGCGACGCAGGTGGCCACGTCCTGCGCCATCCGCGGCTACAAGGTGACGCGCCAGCCGATGCTGATCCAGCTGCTGGCCTTCTGGGGCTTCTCGCTGCCGATCGGCTACGTGCTGGGCCTCGCGCCGCAAAGCTTCATCTGGTCGCCGGCCGAGCCGATGGCCGCCGCCGGCTTCTGGATCGGCCTGGTGACTGGCCTGACGGTGGCGGCCGTGCTGTTGACCTGGTATCTGAACCGGCTGTCGCTGCAGCGCCTGCGCGCCGCCTGA
- a CDS encoding beta/gamma crystallin family protein: MLRHTLNCALLLGAAMTAELAGAGELTLYSRDDFHGRSQTVRDTVANLEDVRFNDTTQSIRVRSGRWEACEEADFRGDCFLLEAGEYPSLDERANKITSLREVRGGWGGHPGRDRDRGRDRDGRWERDREHGHLPGRSLGGELTFYTRDDFAGRSLSVRNSSADLRERDFNDTVQSVRVRSGYWEVCEDVGFRGRCRTLEPGEYASLERMSNRISSVREVR; this comes from the coding sequence ATGCTGAGACACACCCTGAACTGCGCCCTGTTGCTGGGCGCCGCCATGACGGCCGAACTGGCCGGCGCTGGCGAACTGACCCTGTATTCGCGCGACGATTTTCACGGCCGCTCGCAGACCGTGCGCGATACGGTCGCCAACCTGGAAGACGTCCGTTTCAACGACACGACGCAAAGCATCCGCGTGCGCTCGGGCCGCTGGGAAGCGTGCGAGGAAGCCGATTTTCGCGGTGATTGCTTCCTGCTCGAGGCGGGCGAGTATCCATCGCTCGATGAACGCGCCAACAAGATCACCTCGCTGCGCGAAGTGCGCGGCGGCTGGGGTGGGCATCCGGGCCGCGATCGTGACCGTGGGCGAGATCGGGACGGCCGCTGGGAACGCGACCGGGAGCACGGCCATTTGCCGGGGCGCTCGCTGGGCGGCGAACTGACCTTTTACACGCGCGACGATTTCGCCGGCCGCAGCTTGAGCGTGCGCAACTCTTCAGCCGACTTGCGCGAGCGCGATTTCAACGACACGGTGCAAAGCGTGCGCGTGCGCTCCGGCTATTGGGAAGTGTGCGAGGACGTAGGCTTCCGCGGCCGTTGCCGCACCCTGGAACCCGGTGAATACGCGAGCCTGGAACGCATGAGCAACCGCATCTCGTCGGTGCGCGAAGTGCGCTGA